The following are encoded together in the Scytonema millei VB511283 genome:
- a CDS encoding FAD-dependent oxidoreductase codes for MNSQFSTDVLVVGGGTGGTAAAIQAARSGAKTMLVSEFPWLGGMLTSAGVSVPDGNELVAWQTGLWGAFLRELQQCQPEGLDHSWVSFFSFDPRIGAQIFARWVQELPNLTWLVGQVPQAVLRQGDRIFGVEFAEYTVTAQITIDATELGDLLALAEIPYRWGWEWRSQWGEPSAPIAPNELTTKYPVQAPTWVGLMQDFGDAIAPVIPAPPSYNPDKFAGAWESYGAEQFLNYGRLPGNLFMLNWPICGNDYGEGLDRLVTSTTARSEFLQESLWHTQGFLHYIQTQLGRRYGLAEGVFSADSNRVGAHGCAPLHDVGGAYALHPYYRESRRVVGMTTVREQDILPLAEGRVTALPVDRTGINAIAIGNYANDHHYPGFDFPLQAKSIRWGGRWTGTPFTIPYHCLIPAAIDGFLACEKNISVSHIANGATRLQPVVMNLGQATGMAAAMCISRGCQPRELPVRDLQEALLQERHCPAAIVPLFNSSPASPDWLEWQRYYLDRPEEYPASGDYPLNLRSRGAEGQGMIQDPRTTSCSGIFHRRDVQDYTLTISLPEELQGQDWTLVTLRSPIDEKLQIYPDNQPISVYGRLNHAGRWLLVEELESTVNR; via the coding sequence ATGAATTCTCAATTCTCTACCGATGTCCTAGTCGTTGGCGGTGGTACTGGTGGTACGGCTGCGGCAATCCAAGCAGCGCGATCTGGTGCAAAAACAATGCTGGTCAGCGAATTTCCTTGGTTAGGAGGTATGCTGACATCAGCTGGGGTGTCGGTTCCTGATGGTAACGAATTGGTAGCATGGCAAACAGGCTTGTGGGGAGCATTTTTGCGGGAATTGCAGCAATGCCAGCCAGAAGGATTAGATCATAGCTGGGTGAGCTTTTTTAGCTTCGACCCGCGTATAGGAGCGCAGATTTTTGCTCGATGGGTACAAGAATTGCCTAACTTGACTTGGCTGGTGGGACAAGTACCGCAAGCCGTTTTACGCCAAGGCGATCGCATTTTTGGGGTAGAATTTGCTGAATATACGGTTACTGCCCAAATTACCATTGATGCTACAGAATTGGGTGATTTATTGGCTTTAGCCGAGATTCCGTACCGTTGGGGTTGGGAATGGCGATCGCAATGGGGAGAACCCAGCGCCCCAATTGCTCCAAACGAGCTAACGACAAAATACCCAGTCCAAGCGCCCACTTGGGTAGGACTCATGCAAGATTTTGGGGACGCGATCGCACCAGTTATTCCCGCACCACCGTCATACAATCCAGACAAATTTGCTGGAGCCTGGGAAAGCTACGGAGCCGAACAATTTCTTAACTACGGGCGTTTACCAGGCAATTTATTCATGCTCAACTGGCCCATTTGCGGTAACGACTACGGTGAAGGTTTAGACCGACTAGTGACCTCCACCACGGCTAGATCTGAGTTTCTGCAAGAAAGTTTGTGGCATACGCAAGGCTTCTTACACTACATTCAAACTCAACTCGGACGGCGTTATGGATTGGCTGAAGGGGTTTTTTCTGCTGATTCCAATCGTGTAGGGGCGCACGGCTGTGCGCCTCTACACGACGTTGGCGGCGCATACGCGCTTCACCCCTACTACCGCGAGAGTCGGCGCGTTGTGGGCATGACTACGGTGCGAGAACAGGATATTTTGCCCTTAGCTGAAGGTCGAGTCACTGCCTTACCAGTCGATCGTACAGGTATCAACGCGATCGCGATCGGTAACTATGCCAACGACCACCACTATCCAGGTTTCGATTTTCCCCTACAAGCGAAATCCATTCGCTGGGGAGGGCGCTGGACGGGAACGCCCTTTACCATACCCTATCATTGTCTAATTCCGGCGGCGATCGATGGCTTCTTAGCGTGTGAAAAGAATATTTCGGTATCTCACATTGCCAACGGTGCGACGCGCTTGCAGCCAGTGGTAATGAATCTCGGACAGGCTACTGGAATGGCAGCAGCAATGTGTATTTCTAGAGGTTGTCAGCCGCGAGAATTACCTGTCAGGGATTTACAAGAAGCTCTATTACAAGAGCGGCACTGTCCGGCGGCGATCGTGCCTTTATTCAACTCATCACCCGCATCTCCCGATTGGTTAGAGTGGCAACGCTATTACCTCGATCGCCCAGAGGAGTATCCGGCTAGTGGAGATTATCCTCTTAATTTGAGGAGCAGGGGAGCAGAGGGGCAGGGGATGATTCAAGACCCGCGCACTACTTCCTGCTCAGGCATTTTCCATCGTCGGGACGTGCAAGATTATACGTTGACTATATCTCTGCCTGAAGAATTGCAGGGACAAGATTGGACGCTGGTAACTTTGCGATCGCCCATTGACGAAAAACTACAAATCTATCCAGATAACCAACCGATCTCGGTTTACGGGCGGTTAAACCATGCAGGGAGATGGTTGTTAGTCGAAGAACTTGAGTCAACCGTCAACCGTTAA
- a CDS encoding universal stress protein, with the protein MSFKKVFVAVDGSAQGAVVFEQAVELATKDLANLMVFHAVELGARMTYPSQIEAKTEEGQDVLQGYREKTKDLGISVEFDCRVGNPGSAICDAAKEWGADLIVLGRRGYKGITEVLLGSVSNHVVRNAHCSVLIIQGDLGS; encoded by the coding sequence GTGAGTTTCAAGAAAGTTTTTGTTGCCGTTGATGGTTCAGCTCAAGGAGCTGTGGTATTCGAGCAGGCTGTAGAATTAGCTACTAAGGATTTAGCAAATTTGATGGTATTTCATGCTGTTGAGTTGGGAGCAAGAATGACTTATCCATCTCAGATTGAAGCTAAAACTGAGGAAGGACAAGATGTTTTGCAAGGTTATCGCGAGAAAACGAAGGATTTAGGTATTTCCGTTGAGTTTGATTGTCGGGTGGGAAATCCAGGTTCGGCAATTTGCGATGCAGCAAAAGAGTGGGGAGCTGATTTAATTGTGTTGGGACGTAGGGGATACAAAGGGATTACTGAAGTTTTATTAGGTAGTGTCAGCAATCACGTTGTCCGTAATGCTCATTGTTCGGTGTTGATAATTCAAGGAGATCTTGGTAGTTAA
- a CDS encoding FAD-dependent oxidoreductase — translation MIGDRQGIQVSIAIVGGGLSGMSAAWELYQAGIDSLVVLEANNRVGGRTFNQFHPKDCLSRNG, via the coding sequence ATGATAGGCGATCGCCAAGGCATTCAAGTATCTATTGCTATCGTCGGTGGCGGACTCTCCGGTATGAGTGCAGCTTGGGAACTTTACCAAGCAGGGATTGATTCACTCGTTGTTTTGGAAGCAAACAATCGCGTTGGCGGACGCACGTTTAACCAATTCCATCCTAAAGATTGTCTATCTAGAAATGGGTGA
- the queA gene encoding tRNA preQ1(34) S-adenosylmethionine ribosyltransferase-isomerase QueA has product MHINQFKDAVSALNSVKTPNFDLTSSARSELDDSLSSYDYELPAERIAQNPVSPRDSSRLLVVNLDSHAHQIFRDLPEFLQKGDLLVMNDTQVIPARLYGQKPSGAAVEVLLLEERQPNVWLALVKPGRRLAPGAKIVFFEREVKSQKSKVKSQNSSIPRSLLPAPCSLTATVLETDEETGGRVIQFDLPEGLSVIQLLDRFGHVPLPPYITDSQAESEQYQTVYAEKPGSAAAPTAGLHFTPELLKRLQENGIEQAFVTLHVGVGTFRPVEVADVKTHQMHGEWIEVPAATVEQIRATRSRGGKIIAVGTTTVRALEGAAASGELQPFCGKTNLFIYPGYQWRVVDGLITNFHLPRSSLMMLVSAAIGRERLLALYQEAIAQQYRFYSFGDAMLILPQGKES; this is encoded by the coding sequence ATGCATATCAATCAATTTAAAGATGCAGTGTCTGCATTGAATTCCGTAAAAACACCTAATTTTGACTTGACATCTTCTGCTAGATCTGAATTAGATGACTCTTTATCGAGTTATGATTACGAATTACCAGCAGAACGGATCGCTCAAAATCCAGTTTCTCCCAGAGATAGTTCTCGCCTGTTAGTAGTAAATCTTGATAGTCACGCCCATCAAATTTTTCGCGATTTACCAGAATTTCTTCAAAAAGGCGATTTGCTGGTGATGAACGATACGCAGGTAATTCCCGCCCGTCTCTACGGACAAAAACCCAGCGGTGCGGCAGTGGAAGTTTTACTGTTAGAGGAACGCCAGCCGAATGTCTGGTTAGCTTTAGTCAAACCAGGGAGACGCTTAGCACCTGGGGCGAAGATTGTATTTTTTGAGCGGGAAGTCAAAAGTCAAAAGTCAAAAGTCAAAAGTCAAAACTCCTCTATTCCCCGCTCCCTGCTCCCTGCTCCCTGCTCCCTCACCGCTACAGTCCTAGAAACAGACGAAGAGACAGGCGGACGGGTGATACAGTTTGACCTTCCAGAAGGTTTATCTGTGATTCAATTATTAGATAGATTCGGTCACGTCCCTTTGCCGCCCTATATTACCGATTCTCAGGCGGAATCAGAGCAGTATCAAACTGTTTACGCTGAAAAACCAGGCTCGGCAGCAGCACCGACAGCAGGGCTGCACTTTACGCCGGAATTACTCAAACGCTTGCAAGAAAATGGTATAGAGCAAGCATTTGTGACTCTACACGTTGGCGTAGGAACGTTTCGTCCGGTAGAAGTGGCAGACGTAAAGACGCATCAAATGCATGGAGAGTGGATTGAAGTTCCAGCTGCTACTGTAGAACAAATTCGCGCTACGCGATCGCGGGGAGGCAAAATTATTGCTGTCGGAACGACGACGGTAAGGGCTTTAGAAGGTGCTGCTGCATCGGGAGAACTACAGCCATTTTGCGGCAAGACAAATTTGTTTATCTACCCTGGTTATCAATGGCGGGTAGTAGACGGGTTAATTACTAATTTCCACCTGCCCCGTTCTAGTCTAATGATGCTTGTCAGTGCGGCAATTGGCAGAGAACGATTGCTAGCATTGTACCAAGAAGCGATCGCTCAACAGTATCGTTTCTATTCCTTTGGTGATGCGATGCTGATTTTGCCTCAAGGTAAGGAATCGTAG
- a CDS encoding pentapeptide repeat-containing protein: protein MNSGLGNRIWKSIFAVVLWGAIAFSVLFAIVPPAVALDYNKESLIETDFSGRDLTDSSFSHANLRSSNFSHSNLEGVSLFAANLDSANFEGANLASATLDSARLTRANLKDAILEGAFAANTKFDGAVIDGADFTDVLMRRDVQDKLCQVAKGVNPTTGRATRDTLFCP from the coding sequence ATGAATTCTGGGCTAGGAAATCGAATTTGGAAATCTATATTCGCTGTTGTACTGTGGGGTGCGATCGCATTTTCAGTACTTTTTGCTATTGTTCCCCCTGCTGTAGCGCTGGACTACAACAAAGAAAGTTTGATTGAGACAGATTTCTCTGGGCGCGACTTGACGGACTCTAGCTTCAGCCACGCCAATTTGCGTAGTAGCAACTTCAGTCACTCTAATTTGGAAGGAGTTAGCTTGTTTGCTGCTAATTTAGATTCGGCAAATTTTGAGGGGGCGAATTTGGCAAGTGCCACTCTAGACTCGGCACGCTTGACCAGAGCCAATTTAAAGGATGCTATTTTAGAAGGCGCATTTGCGGCAAATACCAAATTTGATGGTGCTGTAATTGATGGAGCCGATTTCACGGATGTTTTAATGCGCCGCGACGTGCAAGATAAATTGTGTCAAGTTGCTAAAGGTGTTAACCCAACTACAGGACGTGCCACCCGCGATACTTTATTCTGTCCATAA
- the ahr gene encoding NADPH-dependent aldehyde reductase Ahr: MIRAFAALEKGGELKPFEYDPKPLGSEDVEIDVEYCGICHSDLSMLHNDWGITQYPFVPGHEVVGKIADVGSAVKKLQVGQRVGLGWYSRSCMTCEWCMSGNHNLCATAEGTIVGRYGGFADKVRAHEAWVAPLPDAMQPVSAGPLFCGGITVFNPIVQFDVKPTDRVGVIGIGGLGHMALRFLHAWGCDVSAFSSSADKEPEAREMGANHFINSRDSNALKSVEGSFDLILSTVNVDLDWSTYIACLRPKGRLHFVGVVPNPISTEIFPLIMAQRSISGSPLGSPATVTQMLDFATRHQIEPIIETFSFDQVNEALEHLRSGKARYRIVLKH; this comes from the coding sequence ATGATTCGTGCCTTCGCAGCTTTAGAAAAAGGTGGAGAACTCAAGCCTTTCGAGTACGATCCAAAACCGCTCGGTAGCGAAGATGTAGAGATCGATGTAGAATACTGCGGAATTTGCCATAGCGACTTGAGTATGCTCCATAATGACTGGGGCATAACGCAATATCCATTTGTCCCAGGACACGAAGTTGTAGGCAAGATTGCGGATGTTGGTAGTGCCGTCAAAAAACTCCAAGTCGGGCAGCGTGTCGGATTGGGATGGTATTCGCGATCGTGCATGACTTGCGAATGGTGTATGTCTGGCAATCACAACCTTTGTGCCACCGCAGAAGGTACAATTGTCGGTCGCTATGGTGGCTTTGCCGACAAGGTACGCGCCCATGAAGCTTGGGTTGCTCCCTTACCCGATGCCATGCAGCCAGTGTCAGCGGGACCCTTATTTTGTGGCGGGATTACGGTTTTTAACCCGATCGTCCAATTTGATGTTAAGCCTACCGATCGCGTTGGAGTCATTGGTATTGGCGGCTTGGGACACATGGCATTGAGATTTCTTCATGCTTGGGGCTGCGATGTCAGCGCCTTTTCCAGCAGCGCTGATAAGGAACCAGAAGCAAGGGAAATGGGTGCGAACCACTTCATCAACTCCCGCGATTCAAATGCACTTAAATCGGTGGAAGGCTCTTTTGACTTAATTCTTTCTACTGTCAATGTCGATCTAGACTGGAGTACCTACATTGCCTGTTTGCGTCCTAAAGGACGATTGCATTTTGTGGGTGTGGTTCCTAACCCTATTTCTACGGAAATTTTTCCCTTAATTATGGCTCAGCGATCGATCTCTGGCAGTCCCTTGGGTAGTCCGGCTACTGTCACCCAAATGCTCGACTTTGCCACCCGCCATCAGATCGAACCCATAATTGAAACCTTCAGTTTTGACCAAGTAAATGAGGCATTAGAACACCTACGTAGTGGCAAAGCACGGTATCGGATCGTGTTGAAACACTAA
- a CDS encoding TIGR00297 family protein has translation MFSNPSFLNSVLVAVGVHTILLGVAWIAPKKLLTPAGLLHALFLGVLLYLSVGWQGELVVVFYFLVGSAVTYIGMAQKEAEGIAEKRSGARGPENVWSSALTGALCAVGIAIATTFVAEPMTIVSLLLLGFVASFSTKLSDTCASEVGKAYGQRTFLITTLQPVARGTEGAVSLEGTLAGVAGSVAIALLAWGLGLIDLLGVVWCVIAAFIATNIESLIGATVEGKSRWLTHDVVNFLNTLIGAIAAILLALIWAIFNG, from the coding sequence ATGTTTTCAAACCCATCGTTCCTCAATTCCGTACTAGTTGCTGTTGGAGTGCATACAATTTTGTTGGGTGTAGCCTGGATTGCTCCCAAAAAGTTGCTAACTCCAGCTGGGCTATTGCACGCTTTGTTCTTGGGTGTTCTCTTGTACTTGAGTGTAGGCTGGCAGGGAGAATTAGTTGTCGTCTTCTACTTTCTCGTCGGTTCTGCCGTGACATACATTGGTATGGCACAAAAGGAAGCAGAAGGAATTGCAGAAAAACGGTCTGGTGCAAGGGGACCAGAAAATGTCTGGAGTTCGGCACTGACGGGGGCGCTGTGTGCAGTGGGAATCGCGATTGCAACGACCTTTGTAGCTGAGCCTATGACGATCGTATCTCTACTTTTACTGGGTTTTGTCGCGAGTTTCAGTACCAAACTTTCCGATACCTGTGCTAGCGAAGTTGGCAAAGCTTACGGTCAGCGGACATTTTTAATTACGACTTTACAACCCGTGGCAAGAGGAACGGAAGGGGCTGTAAGCTTAGAGGGAACGCTGGCTGGTGTAGCGGGTTCGGTAGCGATCGCGCTGCTGGCTTGGGGACTCGGTTTAATCGATTTACTGGGCGTAGTCTGGTGTGTCATCGCTGCCTTTATTGCTACTAATATTGAAAGCTTAATTGGCGCAACAGTAGAAGGTAAAAGCCGTTGGCTGACTCATGATGTTGTCAATTTTTTGAATACGTTAATTGGGGCGATCGCTGCTATATTGCTCGCTTTAATTTGGGCAATTTTTAACGGTTGA
- a CDS encoding zinc-dependent metalloprotease: MKSLSARVFLLHSALFTIFFVGARLPASASNQLSVNSYQLSEEREQGAGTSWEQLPHTTPDYAVPMRRTPPPPPASRLPTPPISLPESKVWVIKNNSQQPELQSYLWLVNNQRQDSRQSTLLLAQESNQQVIAKNPKPSELKAFNEVIKNSSAIKGLFTLYRQKDTGKIYLEIQPQQFNKNFLSTMTMEAGIGERGIYSGMPLQDFLFYFQRVNNNIHFVVRNVNFRVTPGSPQTRSLTRSFSDSVLYSIPIKSIHPQRKSILIDLGDLLLKDLPGLAASLSTQLGTTYQLDENKSYFGSTKAFPLNMEIESVYGFSYGGAKNTATPNLMTLPDSRALTLRIRYSLSELSANSTYKPRLADDRIGYFITAYQDFAIEDRKEPFVRYINRWHLEKQNPNAKLSPPKKPIVFWIENAVPLEYRDAVKEGVLMWNKAFEKAGFINAIEVRQMPDDAKWDPADVRYNVIRWINTVDGFFALGPSRVNPLTGEILDADILVDASFVRVLKQEYRRMVQDSRAQPTSVLSQMINDRSVCNSGFGRGFGGQGGQGGQGGQGGQGRQGGQLPTTNYQLPTTNYPLSKLATEYDLCYGMEAASQFDFGSLALTLFQNITPNSDKMQQYIHQYLRLIIAHEVGHTLGLRHNFRGSTQLPPNELNATKITRDRNLTTSVMDYLPPNLAPPDREQGDFFPDSIGSYDEWAIEYGYTPTTAPHPLAERRFLDQIGDRSSRPDLAYATDEDRFDLDPDVNAWDYSSDVLGYSQGQLDIARAMWKKLNRRYPTSGESYSNLSELFDRIFLHYLRHTYYATKYIGGQSFYRDHASADNGRLPFVPVPVAKQRQALAVLEKYVFAPDAFNFPPELLNKLAPSRWVHWGEQAVMSRLDYPIHDSIYALQSLVLRDLLSGDRLSRLRDIELKSQPKQALTLPELFTTLQNDIWIEVLNPDKTPTNISSLRRAVQREHLKIMTDMMLRKSNVPEDARTLAWYNLRQLREQLNKAVARSGKLDEYTKAHLAETRDRIAKTLDARVESR; this comes from the coding sequence ATGAAAAGTCTGTCTGCTCGTGTTTTTCTCTTGCACAGCGCATTATTTACAATCTTTTTTGTTGGTGCGCGGCTTCCTGCGTCAGCGTCTAATCAGTTATCAGTTAACAGTTATCAGTTGTCAGAAGAAAGGGAGCAGGGAGCAGGGACGAGCTGGGAGCAGTTACCACACACTACTCCCGACTACGCGGTTCCGATGCGGAGGACACCTCCGCCTCCACCCGCTTCCCGACTCCCGACTCCCCCAATATCGCTACCAGAATCTAAAGTATGGGTGATTAAAAATAACAGCCAACAGCCGGAATTACAATCTTATCTGTGGCTGGTTAATAATCAGCGGCAAGATTCTCGACAATCAACGCTGTTGCTAGCTCAAGAGTCTAATCAGCAGGTAATAGCAAAAAATCCCAAACCGTCAGAGCTAAAAGCATTTAACGAAGTTATTAAAAATAGTAGTGCCATTAAAGGATTATTTACTCTTTATCGCCAAAAGGATACAGGCAAAATTTATTTAGAAATTCAACCGCAGCAATTCAATAAAAACTTCCTCAGTACGATGACGATGGAAGCAGGAATTGGAGAGCGAGGTATTTATAGTGGAATGCCTTTACAGGATTTCTTATTTTATTTTCAGCGAGTCAACAATAATATTCATTTTGTCGTACGTAACGTTAATTTTCGCGTGACTCCTGGTTCACCGCAAACGCGCTCTCTGACGCGATCGTTTAGCGATTCCGTTCTCTATTCAATTCCCATTAAAAGTATTCATCCTCAACGTAAATCTATTTTAATTGACCTTGGCGATCTACTATTAAAAGATTTACCAGGACTAGCAGCATCGCTCTCTACTCAGCTAGGTACTACCTATCAATTAGATGAAAATAAATCTTATTTTGGCTCGACTAAAGCTTTTCCCCTCAACATGGAAATTGAGTCAGTCTACGGCTTTTCCTATGGGGGTGCTAAGAATACTGCTACGCCAAATCTAATGACGCTACCAGATAGCCGCGCCCTCACTTTACGCATTCGCTACAGTCTATCTGAATTATCGGCTAATTCTACCTACAAGCCTCGTCTAGCTGACGATCGCATCGGTTATTTTATCACTGCCTATCAAGATTTTGCGATTGAAGACCGTAAAGAACCGTTTGTTCGCTACATTAACCGCTGGCATTTAGAAAAGCAAAATCCTAACGCCAAACTATCACCACCCAAAAAACCAATTGTATTTTGGATTGAAAATGCCGTTCCACTGGAATATCGGGATGCAGTCAAAGAAGGGGTATTAATGTGGAACAAAGCCTTTGAAAAAGCAGGATTTATCAATGCGATCGAAGTGCGACAAATGCCCGATGATGCTAAATGGGACCCTGCGGACGTGCGTTACAATGTCATTCGCTGGATTAACACAGTTGATGGCTTTTTTGCCCTTGGTCCTTCACGGGTTAACCCCTTAACTGGGGAAATCTTGGATGCAGATATCTTAGTAGATGCTAGTTTCGTGCGCGTCCTCAAGCAAGAATATCGGCGCATGGTTCAAGATAGCCGAGCGCAACCGACATCGGTATTATCCCAAATGATAAACGATCGCAGCGTGTGTAACTCCGGTTTCGGACGAGGCTTCGGCGGACAAGGAGGACAAGGAGGACAAGGAGGACAAGGGGGACAAGGAAGACAAGGGGGACAACTACCAACTACCAACTACCAACTACCAACTACCAACTACCCATTATCAAAACTCGCAACAGAATACGACCTCTGTTACGGTATGGAAGCTGCTAGCCAATTTGATTTTGGTTCTTTGGCACTCACGCTGTTTCAAAACATTACGCCTAACAGCGACAAAATGCAGCAATATATTCATCAATATTTGCGGCTGATTATCGCTCACGAAGTCGGGCATACACTCGGTTTGCGGCACAATTTTCGCGGTAGTACCCAACTTCCACCCAATGAGTTAAATGCTACCAAAATAACTCGCGATCGCAATTTGACAACTTCGGTTATGGACTATCTTCCCCCGAATTTGGCTCCACCCGATCGCGAACAGGGTGACTTTTTTCCCGATAGTATTGGTTCTTACGATGAGTGGGCGATTGAATACGGCTATACACCTACAACAGCACCCCATCCCTTAGCAGAAAGACGATTTTTAGACCAAATTGGCGATCGCTCCTCGCGTCCAGATTTAGCTTATGCTACAGATGAAGATCGGTTCGATCTCGACCCAGATGTAAATGCTTGGGACTACAGTAGCGATGTTTTAGGTTATTCCCAAGGACAATTAGATATAGCGCGGGCAATGTGGAAAAAGTTGAATCGGCGCTATCCAACTTCAGGCGAGAGTTACAGCAATTTAAGCGAACTATTCGATCGCATTTTCTTACACTACCTGCGTCATACCTACTACGCCACCAAATATATTGGCGGACAGTCATTCTACCGCGACCATGCTAGCGCCGATAACGGCAGATTGCCATTCGTCCCCGTCCCTGTGGCAAAACAGCGACAGGCTTTAGCAGTACTGGAGAAATACGTATTTGCCCCAGATGCATTTAATTTCCCGCCGGAACTCTTGAATAAACTCGCACCTTCCCGTTGGGTGCATTGGGGAGAACAAGCGGTGATGAGTCGCCTCGATTACCCAATCCACGACAGTATTTACGCTCTACAAAGTTTAGTATTACGAGATTTACTATCAGGCGATCGCCTTTCTCGTTTACGCGACATCGAACTCAAGAGCCAGCCAAAACAAGCCCTCACATTACCAGAATTATTTACCACCTTACAAAATGATATCTGGATAGAGGTATTAAATCCAGACAAAACACCAACCAATATTTCCAGTCTGCGGCGAGCCGTCCAACGGGAACATTTGAAAATTATGACAGATATGATGTTACGCAAATCTAACGTTCCTGAAGATGCACGGACGCTAGCATGGTACAATCTGCGACAATTGCGAGAGCAGTTAAATAAAGCAGTTGCTCGTTCTGGCAAGCTGGATGAATATACTAAAGCACATTTAGCAGAAACCCGCGATCGCATTGCCAAAACTTTAGATGCGAGGGTGGAATCGAGGTGA
- a CDS encoding VOC family protein, translated as MNQTIFHLAFPITDIAQTKAFYIDSLGCIPGRETHHALILNLYGHQLVAHMTKEPLAPQRGVYPRHFGLIFSSKLEWDNLLERSQRQHLKFRETPKQRFVDSPLEHYTFFLEDPFYNLMEFKYYRNLEAVFGSYNSAPIGDLM; from the coding sequence ATGAATCAAACTATTTTTCACCTTGCCTTTCCCATTACCGACATTGCCCAGACAAAAGCCTTCTATATCGATAGTTTGGGCTGCATTCCCGGTCGTGAAACTCACCATGCTTTGATTTTAAATCTTTACGGGCATCAGCTAGTAGCTCATATGACTAAAGAGCCTCTGGCTCCACAGCGTGGTGTCTATCCCAGACACTTTGGTTTAATTTTTTCTTCTAAATTGGAATGGGACAATTTATTAGAGCGATCGCAACGACAGCACCTCAAATTTAGAGAAACACCCAAACAGCGCTTTGTTGATTCTCCCCTAGAACACTATACGTTCTTCTTAGAAGATCCATTTTATAACCTAATGGAATTTAAATACTACCGGAATTTAGAAGCAGTCTTTGGTAGTTACAACAGCGCTCCTATCGGAGATTTAATGTAG
- a CDS encoding YraN family protein, with translation MANHPAFHYPDIGVLGEDLVARWLQSSGWTILHRRWRCPWGELDLVAKLDVREGDKGDKGDKGDKGEILTTSHQPPATPPSPLTPRPSLLAFVEVKTRKQNNWDAGGLLAITPQKQTRLWQAAEYFLSVSPNLATYQCRFDVALVQHRKLSLAQLRQASPTLDISPDLSSLSVQLGQAVIVGGYQLVLKEYLSAAFAFD, from the coding sequence ATGGCAAACCATCCTGCCTTTCATTATCCCGACATTGGCGTACTTGGAGAAGATCTAGTCGCTCGGTGGCTGCAATCTTCTGGCTGGACAATTCTACACCGTCGTTGGCGCTGTCCTTGGGGAGAATTAGATCTGGTAGCGAAGTTGGATGTACGTGAGGGAGACAAGGGGGACAAGGGGGACAAGGGAGACAAGGGAGAAATTCTAACCACTAGCCACCAGCCACCAGCCACTCCTCCCTCGCCCCTCACTCCTCGCCCCTCGCTCCTCGCATTCGTTGAAGTCAAAACCCGCAAGCAAAACAACTGGGATGCTGGTGGTTTATTGGCAATTACACCACAAAAACAAACACGGCTTTGGCAAGCTGCGGAGTACTTTTTGAGTGTCTCTCCAAATTTAGCTACTTACCAATGCCGTTTTGATGTGGCGCTAGTCCAACATCGTAAATTATCGTTGGCTCAATTGAGACAGGCATCACCTACACTTGACATTTCCCCTGACTTATCGTCTTTGTCAGTGCAGTTGGGACAAGCAGTCATAGTCGGTGGTTATCAACTCGTGCTAAAAGAATACTTATCCGCTGCTTTTGCTTTTGATTGA